From Pseudomonas sp. B21-028, one genomic window encodes:
- a CDS encoding thiopurine S-methyltransferase, whose translation MEPEFWHKRWSTNQIGFHSLEVNPYLQRFWPQMGLAQGSRVLVPLCGKTLDLLWLAHQGHLVLGVELSEKAITDFFDEHQLKPSVSEEGAFKVFRAGDIEIRCGDFFALSPEDLLGCTALYDRAALIALPAQMRERYTAHLQNLLPSCAGLLITLEYNQAEMPGPPFSVNDDEVRRLLGNHWQLEVLQEEDVLEESWKFVQSGVTRLDERVYRISKA comes from the coding sequence ATGGAGCCCGAGTTTTGGCATAAGCGTTGGTCAACCAATCAGATCGGTTTTCATTCCTTGGAGGTGAACCCCTACCTGCAACGTTTCTGGCCACAAATGGGCTTGGCGCAGGGCAGCCGGGTGCTGGTGCCGTTGTGTGGCAAAACCCTGGATCTGCTGTGGCTCGCCCATCAAGGGCATTTGGTATTGGGGGTGGAGCTGTCGGAAAAAGCCATCACCGATTTTTTCGATGAGCATCAGTTGAAGCCGAGTGTGAGCGAGGAGGGGGCTTTCAAGGTGTTTCGTGCCGGGGACATCGAAATCCGCTGCGGTGATTTTTTTGCCTTGAGCCCGGAAGATCTGCTCGGTTGCACGGCGCTTTACGATCGCGCGGCATTGATTGCCTTGCCTGCGCAGATGCGTGAGCGGTACACGGCGCACCTGCAAAACCTTCTGCCAAGCTGCGCCGGGTTGCTGATCACCCTTGAATACAACCAGGCTGAAATGCCCGGCCCGCCATTTTCCGTGAATGATGATGAAGTGCGGCGGCTGCTGGGGAATCACTGGCAGCTGGAGGTGTTGCAGGAGGAGGATGTGCTGGAGGAAAGCTGGAAGTTCGTTCAGTCTGGGGTGACCAGGCTGGATGAGCGGGTTTATCGGATTTCCAAGGCTTGA
- the htpX gene encoding protease HtpX: MMRILLFLATNLAVVLIASITLSLFGFNGFMAANGVDLNLNQLLIFCAVFGFAGSLFSLFISKWMAKMSTSTQIISQPRTRHEQWLLQTVEQLSREAGIKMPEVGIFPAYEANAFATGWNKNDALVAVSQGLLERFSPDEVKAVLAHEIGHVANGDMVTLALIQGVVNTFVMFFARIIGNFVDKVIFKNEEGQGIAYYVATIFAELVLGILASAIVMWFSRKREFRADDAGARLAGTSAMIGALQRLRAEQGLPVHMPDTLNAFGINGGIKQGLARMFMSHPPLEERIDALRRRG; this comes from the coding sequence ATGATGCGCATCCTGCTGTTCTTGGCCACTAACCTGGCGGTCGTGCTGATTGCCAGCATCACCCTGAGCCTTTTCGGCTTCAACGGGTTCATGGCGGCCAACGGGGTTGATCTCAACCTCAATCAGCTGCTGATCTTCTGTGCGGTGTTCGGCTTCGCCGGTTCCCTGTTCTCGCTGTTCATCTCCAAGTGGATGGCGAAGATGAGTACCAGCACGCAGATCATCAGCCAGCCGCGCACGCGTCACGAGCAATGGCTGCTGCAAACCGTCGAGCAGCTGTCCCGTGAAGCCGGCATCAAGATGCCGGAAGTCGGGATTTTCCCGGCCTATGAGGCCAACGCTTTCGCCACGGGCTGGAACAAGAACGACGCGCTGGTCGCCGTCAGCCAGGGCCTGCTCGAGCGGTTCTCCCCGGATGAAGTCAAGGCCGTGCTGGCCCACGAAATCGGCCACGTCGCCAACGGCGACATGGTGACCCTGGCCCTGATCCAGGGCGTGGTGAACACCTTCGTGATGTTCTTTGCCCGCATCATCGGCAACTTCGTCGACAAGGTGATCTTCAAGAACGAAGAAGGCCAGGGCATCGCCTACTACGTGGCGACCATCTTCGCCGAATTGGTCCTGGGCATCCTCGCCAGCGCCATCGTCATGTGGTTCTCGCGCAAACGCGAATTCCGCGCTGACGACGCCGGCGCACGCCTGGCCGGCACCAGCGCCATGATCGGCGCCCTGCAACGCTTGCGTGCCGAGCAAGGCCTGCCGGTACACATGCCCGACACCCTGAATGCCTTTGGTATCAACGGTGGCATCAAGCAGGGCCTGGCTCGCATGTTCATGAGCCACCCGCCGCTGGAAGAGCGTATCGACGCACTGCGTCGCCGCGGCTGA
- a CDS encoding pyridoxal phosphate-dependent aminotransferase, producing the protein MQVSKSNKLANVCYDIRGPVLKHAKRLEEEGHRILKLNIGNPAPFGFEAPDEILQDVIRNLPTAQGYSDSKGLFSARKAVMQYYQQKQVEGVGIEDIYLGNGVSELIVMSMQALLNNGDEVLVPAPDYPLWTAAVSLSGGNPVHYLCDEQANWFPDLADIKAKITPNTKALVIINPNNPTGAVYSREVLLGMLELARQHNLVVFSDEIYDKILYDDAVHICTASLAPDLLCLTFNGLSKSYRVAGFRSGWIAISGPKHHAQSYIEGIDMLANMRLCANVPSQHAIQTALGGYQSINDLVLPPGRLLEQRNRTWELLNDIPGVSCVKPMGALYAFPRIDPKICPIHNDEKFVLDLLLSEKLLIVQGTAFNWPWPDHFRVVTLPRVDDLEQAIGRIGNFLKSYRQ; encoded by the coding sequence ATGCAGGTCAGCAAATCGAACAAGCTCGCCAACGTCTGCTACGACATTCGCGGCCCGGTGCTCAAGCACGCCAAACGCCTGGAAGAGGAAGGCCATCGCATCCTCAAGCTGAACATCGGCAACCCGGCGCCCTTTGGTTTCGAAGCGCCCGATGAAATCCTCCAGGACGTCATCCGCAACCTGCCGACCGCCCAAGGCTACAGCGACTCCAAGGGCCTGTTCAGCGCGCGCAAGGCCGTGATGCAGTACTACCAGCAGAAGCAGGTCGAAGGCGTCGGTATCGAAGACATCTACCTGGGCAACGGGGTCTCCGAGCTGATCGTGATGTCCATGCAGGCCCTGCTCAACAACGGCGACGAAGTGCTGGTACCGGCGCCGGATTATCCCCTGTGGACCGCCGCCGTGAGCCTGTCCGGCGGCAACCCGGTGCATTACCTGTGCGATGAGCAGGCCAACTGGTTCCCGGACCTGGCGGATATCAAGGCCAAGATCACGCCGAACACCAAGGCGCTGGTCATCATCAACCCGAACAACCCGACCGGTGCGGTCTACTCCAGGGAAGTGCTGCTGGGCATGCTCGAACTGGCCCGCCAGCACAACCTCGTGGTGTTTTCCGACGAGATCTACGACAAGATCCTGTACGACGACGCGGTGCACATCTGCACCGCGTCCCTGGCGCCGGACCTGCTGTGCCTGACCTTCAATGGCTTGTCCAAGTCCTACCGGGTGGCGGGTTTCCGCTCCGGCTGGATTGCCATCTCCGGGCCCAAGCATCACGCCCAGAGCTACATCGAAGGCATCGACATGCTGGCCAACATGCGCCTGTGCGCCAACGTGCCAAGCCAGCATGCGATCCAGACGGCGCTGGGCGGCTATCAGAGCATCAATGACCTGGTCCTGCCGCCCGGCCGGCTGCTGGAACAGCGCAATCGCACCTGGGAACTGCTCAACGACATTCCCGGCGTCAGCTGCGTCAAGCCGATGGGCGCGCTGTATGCCTTCCCGCGGATCGACCCGAAGATCTGCCCGATCCACAACGATGAAAAATTCGTGCTGGACCTGTTGCTGTCGGAAAAACTGCTGATCGTCCAAGGTACGGCGTTCAACTGGCCGTGGCCGGACCATTTCCGTGTCGTGACCCTGCCGCGGGTCGACGATCTGGAGCAGGCCATTGGCCGGATCGGCAATTTCCTCAAGTCCTACCGACAGTAA
- the msrB gene encoding peptide-methionine (R)-S-oxide reductase MsrB: MEKLEKTLEEWRAMLDPEQYNVCRLKGTERPFSGKYNGTKTDGVYHCICCNEPLFDSQTKFDSGCGWPSFYAPIEGSAVVEVRDVSHGMIRTEVVCAKCDAHLGHVFPDGPPPTGLRYCINSVCLDLVPRE, from the coding sequence ATGGAAAAGTTGGAGAAAACCCTTGAGGAATGGCGCGCCATGCTCGACCCGGAGCAGTACAACGTCTGTCGGTTGAAAGGCACCGAACGGCCGTTCTCGGGTAAATACAACGGCACCAAGACCGATGGTGTCTACCACTGCATCTGCTGCAACGAGCCGCTGTTCGATTCGCAGACCAAATTCGATTCCGGTTGCGGCTGGCCGAGTTTCTACGCGCCCATCGAGGGTAGCGCGGTGGTGGAGGTGCGAGATGTCAGCCACGGCATGATCCGCACCGAAGTGGTCTGCGCCAAGTGCGACGCCCACCTGGGCCATGTATTTCCCGATGGCCCACCACCCACGGGCTTGCGTTATTGCATCAATTCGGTGTGCCTGGATCTCGTTCCCCGCGAATAG
- a CDS encoding glutathione peroxidase: MSDNLLSIPCTTIKGEQKTLADFAGKAVLVVNTASQCGFTPQYKGLEQLWQTYKDQGLVVLGFPCNQFGKQEPGNEGAISEFCELNFGVSFPLFKKVEVNGANAHPLFVQLKQRAPGVLGSKGIKWNFTKFLVGKDGQVVKRFAPTTKPQDLTHEIEALLK; encoded by the coding sequence ATGAGTGACAACCTGCTGAGCATTCCCTGCACCACTATCAAGGGTGAGCAAAAGACCCTGGCCGATTTCGCCGGCAAGGCCGTGCTGGTGGTCAACACCGCCAGTCAGTGCGGTTTCACCCCGCAGTACAAGGGGCTTGAGCAGTTGTGGCAGACCTACAAGGACCAGGGCCTGGTGGTATTGGGCTTTCCCTGCAATCAGTTCGGCAAGCAGGAGCCGGGTAATGAAGGGGCGATTTCCGAGTTTTGCGAGCTGAACTTCGGCGTGAGTTTTCCGTTGTTCAAGAAGGTCGAAGTCAACGGCGCCAACGCCCATCCGCTGTTTGTCCAGCTCAAGCAACGGGCGCCCGGCGTGCTGGGGTCCAAGGGCATCAAGTGGAATTTCACCAAATTCCTGGTCGGCAAGGATGGTCAGGTGGTCAAGCGTTTCGCCCCCACCACCAAACCCCAGGACCTGACCCATGAGATCGAAGCCCTGCTCAAATGA
- a CDS encoding MarR family winged helix-turn-helix transcriptional regulator: protein MNDLPVDSLKLDSQLCFKLYAASRAVIRGYKPMLDQLGLTYPQYLAMLVLWEWQDIAPEQPTVKALGERLLLDSGTLTPLLKRLEQLDLVQRQRSARDEREVHLSLSPAGRALREQVGPLKARLLCDSGIDLDRLGDLRHGLDHLLGQIKALT from the coding sequence ATGAATGACCTGCCCGTCGATTCGCTGAAGCTCGACAGCCAGTTGTGCTTCAAGCTGTACGCCGCTTCGCGGGCGGTGATCCGGGGCTACAAGCCGATGCTCGACCAGCTCGGCCTGACCTACCCGCAATACCTGGCGATGCTGGTGTTGTGGGAATGGCAGGACATCGCGCCGGAACAACCCACGGTCAAGGCCCTGGGCGAACGGCTGCTGCTGGATTCTGGCACATTGACTCCGCTGCTCAAGCGCCTGGAGCAACTGGACCTGGTCCAGCGCCAGCGTTCGGCCCGGGACGAGCGGGAGGTGCACCTGAGCCTGTCGCCGGCGGGGCGGGCGTTGCGCGAGCAGGTCGGTCCCCTCAAGGCCCGTCTGCTGTGCGACAGCGGCATTGATCTCGACCGCCTGGGGGATTTGCGTCACGGTCTCGATCATCTGCTGGGGCAGATCAAAGCGCTGACGTAG
- a CDS encoding response regulator gives MDIRFTQRLSYKQARLTVLVGFVLGTLLSLMQIGIDYASEDASINREILSLLEISHNPASRIAYNIDAELAQELALGLLRSPAIIGAELVDNNNTVLANVKRPELQNSYRFISDFLFGAQRRFEDRLYLDHLPNESLGVLRLDVDTYAFGSRFLRRAEITLLNGFARSLILTGLLLALFYVMLTKPLVRVIRELSSRDPGSNEQSSLECPSGHQYDEIGVLVSVANQQFENISTEIQQRRMAENRLTEYLAQLENIVSARTAELKAINARLSQSNEELEVARRTALDMAEARSAFLASMSHEIRTPLNGLLGMIALSLDGPLTAEQQQQLSIAHDSGKVLVELLNDILDLSKFDAGQLELERIPFDLGSLIEDTANLLSQNAAPSVELACLIDPQFPAQVLGDPTRVRQIVSNLLSNALKFTRFGRVDVRLSAYEGGVRIEVCDTGIGIPQDAQARIFQPFTQAGAGITRQFGGTGLGLALTNNLCEAMQGRLTISSEAGFGSQFCADLPLPCHTPAVPVEPLRGNIVAITANSSGLAELLDMLLPSWGLDYLRRSVDDNLLGLQPDVLITDCPECLFNLRPTFNAPILLVTAYGSFMPSEQAAALAPLLQQARPLARHALYQILRRALQSETTIINDTQIEALPPSRRARVLLVEDNPVNQLVAKGMLVKLGCEVIVAAHGAEALDQLEQRTFDLVLMDCNMPVMDGYEASRQIRRSGRWPDLPIVALTANAMPEERERCRGAGMTDYLSKPFRREELAAMLDQWVPTTSAL, from the coding sequence ATGGACATCAGATTCACCCAACGGCTGTCATACAAACAGGCCCGACTGACTGTCCTGGTGGGCTTCGTGCTGGGCACCTTGCTCAGCCTGATGCAGATAGGCATCGATTATGCCAGCGAAGACGCGTCGATCAACCGCGAGATCCTGTCGTTGCTGGAAATCAGCCACAACCCGGCCTCGCGCATCGCCTACAACATCGACGCCGAACTGGCCCAGGAGTTGGCCCTGGGCCTGTTGCGCTCGCCCGCCATCATCGGCGCCGAGCTGGTCGATAACAACAATACCGTGCTGGCCAATGTCAAACGACCCGAGCTGCAGAACAGTTACCGTTTCATCAGCGATTTTCTGTTTGGCGCCCAGCGCCGGTTCGAAGACCGGCTCTACCTGGACCATCTGCCCAACGAATCCCTGGGCGTGCTGCGACTGGACGTCGACACCTATGCGTTCGGCAGTCGCTTTCTGCGTCGGGCGGAGATCACGTTGCTCAACGGGTTCGCCCGCAGCCTGATCCTGACCGGCCTGTTATTGGCCTTGTTCTACGTGATGCTGACCAAACCCCTGGTACGGGTCATCCGCGAGCTGAGCAGCCGCGACCCGGGCAGTAACGAACAGAGCAGCCTGGAGTGCCCTTCCGGCCACCAATACGATGAAATCGGCGTACTGGTGTCGGTCGCCAACCAGCAGTTCGAAAATATCTCCACCGAAATCCAGCAGCGGCGCATGGCCGAGAATCGCCTTACCGAGTACCTGGCGCAGCTGGAAAACATCGTCTCGGCTCGCACCGCCGAACTCAAGGCCATCAACGCCCGACTCAGCCAGTCCAACGAAGAACTGGAAGTAGCCAGGCGTACCGCCCTGGACATGGCCGAAGCACGCTCCGCCTTTTTGGCCAGCATGAGTCATGAAATCCGCACACCACTGAACGGCCTGCTGGGCATGATCGCCCTGTCCCTGGACGGCCCCCTGACCGCCGAACAACAGCAGCAACTATCGATCGCCCATGACTCCGGCAAAGTGTTGGTCGAGCTGCTCAACGACATTCTCGACCTGTCGAAATTCGATGCCGGCCAGCTGGAACTCGAGCGCATCCCGTTCGATCTCGGTTCCCTGATCGAAGACACGGCCAACCTGCTTTCGCAGAACGCCGCCCCCAGCGTCGAACTGGCATGCCTGATTGATCCGCAATTCCCGGCACAAGTGCTCGGTGACCCGACCCGTGTGCGCCAGATCGTCAGCAACCTGCTGTCCAACGCCCTCAAGTTCACCCGCTTCGGCCGGGTCGATGTGCGATTGAGCGCTTATGAAGGCGGAGTGCGGATCGAGGTCTGCGATACCGGCATCGGCATTCCCCAGGACGCCCAGGCGAGAATCTTCCAGCCCTTCACCCAGGCCGGTGCCGGGATTACCCGCCAGTTCGGTGGCACCGGGCTGGGTCTGGCGCTGACCAACAACCTTTGCGAAGCCATGCAGGGCCGCTTGACGATCAGCTCCGAAGCCGGTTTCGGCAGCCAGTTCTGCGCCGACCTTCCCTTGCCTTGCCATACCCCGGCAGTGCCGGTCGAACCCTTGCGTGGCAATATCGTCGCCATTACCGCCAACAGCAGTGGGCTGGCCGAACTGCTGGACATGCTGCTGCCCAGTTGGGGGTTGGACTACCTGAGACGCTCCGTGGATGACAACCTGCTGGGTCTCCAGCCTGATGTCCTGATTACCGACTGCCCTGAGTGCCTGTTCAACTTGCGGCCAACTTTCAACGCACCGATCCTGCTCGTCACCGCCTACGGCAGCTTCATGCCCAGCGAACAGGCTGCTGCCCTGGCTCCCCTGCTTCAACAGGCCCGGCCACTGGCGCGTCATGCGCTGTATCAGATCTTGCGTCGCGCCCTGCAAAGCGAGACGACCATCATCAATGACACGCAGATCGAAGCCCTGCCACCGTCCAGACGCGCGCGGGTGCTGCTGGTGGAGGACAATCCGGTCAACCAATTGGTTGCCAAGGGCATGCTGGTCAAGCTCGGCTGCGAAGTGATTGTCGCCGCCCATGGCGCCGAGGCCCTGGATCAACTGGAACAGCGCACTTTCGACCTGGTGTTGATGGACTGCAACATGCCGGTGATGGACGGCTACGAAGCCAGCCGGCAGATTCGTCGCAGCGGTCGCTGGCCGGACCTGCCGATTGTCGCGCTGACGGCCAACGCCATGCCCGAGGAACGGGAACGCTGCCGGGGTGCCGGCATGACCGATTACCTGTCCAAGCCATTCCGCCGCGAAGAACTGGCGGCGATGCTGGATCAATGGGTGCCGACTACGTCAGCGCTTTGA
- a CDS encoding ATP-binding protein produces the protein MDARLNAFLERADAVLARIEPLLPAPRPAIDWTVTLAARWQRDGRGGYLLPLQVSLDMRLSDLIGVERQVEQLGRNTRQFIDGMPANHALLWGSRGTGKSSLVRALLAEHAGDGLRLIEIERDHLADLPRVVEQIAKLPQRFVLFCDDLSFESGEGDYRVLKSVLDGSLEQAPHNVLLYATSNRRHLVPEKESDNENWKRVDGELHPSEAVEDKIALSDRFGLWLSFYPFTQEHYLNVVEHWIGELAAKAGLAWQRDEALDVLAVRWATGRGNRNGRCAYQFARYWVGLKLLEHKA, from the coding sequence GTGGACGCCCGATTGAATGCTTTTCTTGAGCGCGCCGATGCCGTGCTGGCTCGCATCGAGCCCCTGTTGCCCGCTCCCCGACCCGCCATCGACTGGACCGTGACCCTGGCTGCCCGCTGGCAGCGCGACGGGCGGGGCGGCTACCTCCTGCCATTGCAGGTCAGCCTCGACATGCGCTTGTCGGACCTGATCGGTGTTGAGCGCCAGGTCGAACAACTGGGTCGCAACACCCGGCAGTTCATCGACGGCATGCCGGCCAACCATGCGTTGCTCTGGGGCTCGCGAGGGACTGGCAAGTCGTCCCTGGTGCGTGCCTTGCTGGCCGAGCATGCCGGCGATGGCCTGCGGTTGATCGAGATCGAGCGCGATCACCTGGCCGACCTGCCTCGGGTGGTCGAGCAGATCGCCAAGCTGCCCCAGCGCTTCGTGCTGTTCTGCGATGACCTGTCGTTCGAGTCCGGTGAGGGCGATTACCGCGTGCTTAAAAGTGTGCTGGACGGGTCCCTCGAACAGGCGCCGCACAACGTGTTGTTGTATGCCACGTCGAACCGTCGTCACCTGGTGCCGGAGAAGGAAAGCGACAACGAGAACTGGAAACGGGTCGACGGCGAGCTTCACCCCAGCGAAGCCGTGGAGGACAAGATCGCGTTGTCCGACCGTTTCGGGTTGTGGCTGTCGTTCTATCCGTTTACCCAGGAGCATTACCTCAACGTGGTGGAACACTGGATCGGCGAGCTGGCGGCGAAGGCCGGGCTGGCCTGGCAGCGTGACGAGGCGCTGGACGTGCTGGCGGTACGCTGGGCCACCGGGCGTGGCAACCGCAATGGCCGTTGCGCCTATCAGTTTGCCCGTTATTGGGTAGGCCTGAAACTCCTGGAGCACAAGGCATGA
- a CDS encoding GAF domain-containing protein: MIDLKSTDMGLDGYGLLSAQLESLLADERDFIANAAQFSAFLFSQLDDLNWAGFYLNRNEELVLGPFQGQIACVRIPFGRGVCGVAAATGQTQRVEDVHAFPGHIACDSASNSELVVPLVKDGRLIGVLDLDSPKLARFSEHDQAGIEQLAQIFLRLTDC, encoded by the coding sequence ATGATCGATTTGAAGAGCACGGACATGGGCCTTGACGGCTACGGCTTGCTATCGGCACAGCTGGAGTCCCTGTTGGCGGATGAGCGCGATTTCATTGCCAACGCCGCGCAGTTCTCGGCTTTCCTGTTCAGTCAGCTGGACGACTTGAACTGGGCCGGTTTTTACCTCAATCGCAACGAAGAACTGGTGCTGGGGCCGTTCCAGGGCCAGATCGCCTGTGTGCGGATTCCTTTCGGGCGAGGTGTCTGCGGCGTCGCGGCGGCGACCGGCCAGACCCAGCGTGTTGAGGATGTCCATGCCTTCCCCGGCCACATTGCCTGCGACAGCGCGTCGAACAGCGAATTGGTGGTGCCGCTGGTCAAGGACGGACGACTGATTGGCGTGCTCGACCTGGACAGCCCGAAACTGGCGCGCTTCAGCGAACATGACCAGGCCGGCATCGAGCAATTGGCGCAGATTTTCCTGCGTCTGACCGATTGCTGA
- a CDS encoding HD domain-containing phosphohydrolase, translating to MPSAPRPEQRRFPLHVHISVMFTLLLLLTGVVLGVFNYRQTTQIILSSSEKLFNRIEQDVRLDLYDTYEPIRHVLSLLADYPATQASNLDQRLALLGPFSQALRDNPNLASLYLGDSKGDFLMVRPLRTEAQKTALKAPANAFYQVWTMERANPEGRVRSQSLFYDQTLALISREDNPDDTFDPRRRSWFRSALETAGQITTEPYVFFSTHDIGTTLARRSGDQAVIGADLTLAALSQTLAKHKVTPGTEIVLLDPLGNAVGYPDSNRLLTDSRSARLIKARDLNPAIAAALDESGDVSRLEAAGRQWIVSRSHMQEGGPQGLELALLVPEDELLADAYRMRWQGALITLATLLLCLPLGWLTSRILVKPLDALVQEADAIRSFDFHYPMSRRSLVLEVDQLGLSMARMKETLASFFEITASLRAETRFVPLLERVLFETVNIGQAQAGLIYLRENDSDRVKPYGLVIEQTPQDLGAFELQGHVLTGHDSPPWLRQLAASDNLVTSLGFEQAGDLQGVLRALDSPRIHLIGIHLRNRHQETVGILVLLISDSGTEADLEKLQPDRIAFLQAVSGAATVSIESQRLQARQKQLLDSFIQLLAGAIDAKSPYTGGHCQRVPALTLMLAQAAANSQAPAFAGYQPTEDEWEALHIAAWLHDCGKVTTPEYVVDKATKLETLNDRIHEIRTRFEVLKRDAWIDYWQALAMGGEPSSLAQSRDATLAGLDDDFAFVARCNLGSEAMADADLQRLQRIAQRQWIRTLDDRLGVSWEENQRQARTARPTLPVAEPLLADKPEHLFERHEAEVIPTDNPWGFQLDVPQWKYNRGELYNLNVRRGTLTREERYVINHHMVQTILMLSQLPFPSHLDNVAEIAGGHHEKMDGTGYPKRLKREQMSLPARMMAIADIFEALTAADRPYKKAKKLSEALGIMATMCREAHIDPELFGLFIDEQVYLDYANQFLDPRQIDDVDTDSLLVQAGLRSC from the coding sequence ATGCCCAGCGCGCCGCGTCCGGAACAACGCCGGTTCCCCCTGCACGTCCACATCAGCGTGATGTTTACACTGCTCCTGCTGCTGACCGGTGTGGTGCTGGGTGTCTTCAACTACCGGCAGACGACGCAGATCATCCTGTCCAGCAGTGAAAAGCTATTCAACCGGATTGAACAGGACGTGCGCCTGGACCTGTACGACACCTACGAACCGATCCGGCATGTGTTGAGTCTGCTGGCCGACTATCCAGCGACACAGGCTTCCAACCTGGACCAGCGCCTGGCCCTGCTCGGTCCCTTCAGCCAGGCGCTGCGGGACAACCCGAACCTGGCGTCGTTGTACCTGGGCGATAGCAAGGGCGACTTCCTGATGGTCAGGCCGCTGCGCACCGAGGCACAGAAGACCGCCCTGAAAGCACCCGCCAATGCGTTCTATCAGGTCTGGACCATGGAGCGCGCAAACCCTGAGGGCCGGGTTCGCTCCCAATCATTGTTCTACGACCAGACGCTGGCGCTCATCAGCCGCGAGGACAACCCCGACGATACCTTCGATCCACGACGCCGAAGCTGGTTTCGCAGTGCACTGGAAACCGCCGGCCAGATCACCACCGAACCCTACGTGTTCTTCTCCACCCACGACATCGGCACCACCCTCGCCCGGCGTAGCGGCGATCAGGCGGTCATCGGTGCCGACCTGACCCTGGCGGCCCTGTCACAGACCCTCGCCAAGCACAAGGTCACCCCCGGCACCGAGATCGTGCTGCTCGATCCACTTGGCAACGCGGTGGGCTACCCCGACAGCAATCGGTTGCTAACCGACAGCCGCTCGGCACGCCTGATCAAGGCCCGCGACCTCAATCCGGCTATCGCCGCCGCGCTGGACGAAAGCGGTGATGTCTCGCGCCTCGAGGCGGCCGGACGTCAATGGATCGTTTCCCGCAGCCACATGCAGGAAGGCGGTCCCCAGGGTCTGGAACTGGCGTTGCTGGTCCCGGAAGATGAACTGCTGGCCGATGCCTATCGCATGCGCTGGCAAGGCGCGCTGATTACCCTGGCCACCCTGCTGCTGTGCCTGCCCCTGGGCTGGTTGACCTCCAGGATACTGGTCAAGCCTTTGGACGCGCTGGTGCAAGAGGCCGACGCCATTCGCAGCTTCGACTTCCATTACCCGATGTCCCGTCGCTCCCTGGTGCTGGAGGTCGATCAGCTGGGCTTGTCGATGGCCCGAATGAAAGAGACCCTGGCAAGCTTCTTCGAAATCACCGCCAGCCTGCGCGCCGAGACCCGCTTCGTTCCGCTGCTGGAGCGGGTGTTGTTCGAGACGGTGAATATCGGCCAGGCCCAGGCCGGCCTGATCTACCTGCGCGAGAACGACAGCGACCGGGTAAAGCCCTATGGGTTGGTGATCGAGCAAACTCCGCAGGACCTGGGCGCCTTCGAATTGCAAGGTCATGTCCTGACTGGCCACGACAGCCCTCCCTGGCTCCGGCAATTGGCTGCCTCGGATAACCTGGTCACTTCCCTGGGTTTCGAGCAGGCGGGAGACCTGCAAGGCGTCCTGCGGGCATTGGACTCTCCTCGGATCCATCTGATCGGCATCCACCTGCGTAACCGTCACCAGGAAACCGTGGGCATCCTGGTGTTGCTGATCAGCGATAGCGGCACCGAAGCCGACCTGGAAAAACTGCAACCGGACCGCATCGCGTTCCTGCAGGCCGTGTCCGGTGCCGCCACCGTGAGCATCGAAAGCCAGCGCCTGCAGGCCAGGCAAAAACAATTGCTGGATTCGTTCATTCAACTGCTGGCCGGTGCAATCGATGCCAAGAGCCCTTACACCGGCGGCCATTGCCAGCGAGTCCCGGCCCTGACGCTGATGCTCGCCCAGGCCGCCGCCAACAGCCAGGCACCGGCGTTCGCGGGCTACCAACCGACGGAAGATGAGTGGGAGGCCTTGCACATCGCCGCCTGGCTGCATGATTGTGGAAAAGTCACCACCCCCGAGTACGTGGTGGATAAAGCCACCAAACTGGAGACCCTGAACGACCGCATCCACGAAATCCGCACCCGCTTCGAAGTGCTGAAGCGCGACGCCTGGATCGATTACTGGCAGGCCCTGGCGATGGGGGGCGAGCCGTCTTCGCTGGCGCAGTCACGGGATGCGACACTGGCCGGCCTCGACGATGACTTTGCCTTTGTCGCTCGCTGCAACCTGGGCTCAGAAGCCATGGCCGACGCCGATCTGCAACGCCTGCAACGCATTGCCCAACGCCAGTGGATCCGGACCCTCGATGATCGCCTGGGGGTTTCCTGGGAGGAAAACCAGCGCCAGGCGCGCACGGCCAGGCCAACGCTGCCGGTGGCGGAACCGTTACTGGCCGACAAGCCCGAGCATCTGTTCGAGCGCCACGAAGCCGAAGTGATTCCGACAGACAACCCGTGGGGCTTCCAGCTGGATGTCCCGCAATGGAAATACAACCGCGGCGAACTCTACAACCTCAACGTCAGGCGGGGCACGCTGACCCGTGAAGAGCGTTACGTCATCAATCACCACATGGTGCAAACGATCCTGATGCTCAGCCAGTTGCCCTTCCCCAGCCACCTGGACAATGTGGCGGAAATCGCCGGCGGTCATCATGAGAAAATGGACGGTACCGGCTATCCCAAGCGGCTCAAACGCGAGCAAATGAGTCTGCCGGCGCGCATGATGGCGATTGCGGACATTTTCGAAGCACTGACAGCGGCCGACCGCCCCTACAAGAAAGCCAAGAAACTGAGCGAAGCCCTGGGCATCATGGCCACCATGTGCCGTGAAGCCCATATCGACCCCGAGCTGTTCGGGCTGTTCATCGATGAACAGGTCTACCTGGACTATGCCAACCAGTTTCTCGACCCGCGCCAGATCGATGACGTCGACACGGACAGCCTGTTGGTCCAGGCAGGATTGCGGTCATGCTGA